The genomic stretch ATCTTACCGTGTTTGTGGTGCGGTGGTGGTAGCATTAATAAGGCGATGGAGCGGTAAAGATAAAAAAATGCAAATATGAAGAGTGAATCCACGTGAATTCTTAGGGGTACGCACTTGTATCACCGCACAATCTGATTCCCAACAAGGCAACAATACACACACAGTGATTAGAGTCACAACAAGGCAACAGTACACAACAGTGATTAGAGTCACAGTCAATCCCACAATAACAAGTTAACAACAAGAAGAACAACATCATTTGTTGAATGCAATTAATAAGGCAGTCATGGCCAACACTTTTTATGCTTCTCCTCCTCATCTTCAAATTCAACACCTATGTCAACATCAACATCACAAATATCTAACTTCTTTACCTCGCCGTCGCCCACTTCATAATCTATGTTTTCTTCCCACCCAAAACCGTCTATTTGCTTTCCCTCAACCCCGCCGATCCTATTTCACTCTCAATGCTCTTCATTCCGATCCACCTCACCAGGTACCTACCTGACCTATTTTCATTTCCTTTATTATCAATTTATCATCAACCTCATTCGATTCACATGACGTTTCTTTCAATTCATTTTCAAGAGATCTGTTAACTCTGGAAGAAGAAATGAAAGCTACCAACAATGGGATACGCTTACATCCAAACTCTCTGGAGTAGCGAATTTCCCATTCCTCTTACTGCAAATGCCACAGATTTTACTCAATGCTAGAAATCTTATGTCCGCAAATAATACTGCTCTCTTTGCTATTCCATGGCTAGTAAGTAATTCACTCTATTTCTCCATCCTTTCTACAATTCTTTCTTCTGCTTATGCCTTTGTTATTCAATATTTTAATTCGTTCTTGATTATTTCCTGGTAAACTGTGTTTGATTATCAATGCAGGGAATGCTTACTAGTTTGCTTGGAAACCTCTCACTACTTTCATACTTTGCCAAGAAAAGAGAAAAGGAAGCAATGCTAGTGCAGACACTTGGTGTACTTTCAACATATGTCGTCGTTGTTCAGCTCGCATTAGCCCAATCCATGCCTTTTCCTTACTTCTTAGCAACATCACTCGTTGTACTGTCTGGTCTTTTTCTCAATTTCATGAATTACTTTGCCTTACTAAATGCTCCAATCTGGCGCTTTTGGGAAGATTTCATTACAATTGGAGGTTTATCCATGCTTCCTCAAGTAATACTCTTTTCTTTCTCCCACCTTACCTTATTATTAATACAAATAGACCTTTTTATCAATTTCTTCTTTCTCCCACCTTACCTTATTATTAATACAAATAGACCTTTTATCAATTTCTACTCACTCAGGCATACCCATTTGCTAACTTGCATTTGCTCAATTTATGATCTGGATACAGATAATGTGGTCTACATTTGTCCCCTATCTACCTAACAGCATCTTGCCTGGGGCAGTTTCCTTTGTCATTGCTGTCTTCGCTGTTACCATGGTGATGTGTATTTGATAACTGAAACAAACAAATTTTGAATTTCATGTCTTGTTTCTAGATTGGGTCAGATGGAATTGAAGCAGGAAATAGGTTTTCACATTCATTTATTTACAGGCAAGAAGTGGAAAACTTTCCGAGAAAGGTGTTAAATTTGTTGGTGGAATATCTGGATGGACAGCTACGTTCCTCTTCATGTGGATGCCAGTTTCCCAGATGGTAAACTTCATATATGATGACAATTTCTGTTGCATTAACAGCTGTGTAATCCTTTCTTATGCCCGTTTTTCTCTTCTCTAGTGGACAAATTTTCTCAATCCTGAGAACATGAAAGGCTTGTCTGCTTTTTCTATGTTGCTTGCGATGCTTGGAAATGGACTCATGCTTCCACGTGCTCTATTCATTCGTGATTTCATGTGGTAATTCACTTTCTTCTATTAACTAATATACCCTTGATAAAAAATACGGCAATACCAAATTTTTATAAATCACAAAGCAGAGTTATAGTATAGCACTTGGCTGTTGTGATTGTGATTCTGTCACATTATTCGCTCGGGTTGTTGTTTCTGCCATCTGCATGAAAATTTACTGAGTTAGTTACACCCCCGCAAAATGTTGAACCATTAGCAAATATTGTTAGAACTATAAATATTCTGCAACCATTCTAGTGGAGAACTATTTTCACAATTTAAGATATTATCCAAACTTAGTGGCAGTACTGAAAACTCTTCTGGTTGTTGATAAATGATAACAATAGTATGTAGAATATGAAGTGTTACTTAAACTTTCATGGTGGGTGGTGGTTCAATTTAAATTAGGCTTAGCATgtgtttttaaaaataaatatagTTTTATTTGCTTTGACTTTAGTGATATTTGATTTATTGCATACCTCTAATGTATATACCCATGTTTTCTGTTGATTTAAATTCTGTGTTGCAATCTTCTGAAATTGTTTCTAACATTTTACCGATTCAACTATGACTGAAGGTTCACTGGTTCAACGTGGGCTACCATATTC from Lathyrus oleraceus cultivar Zhongwan6 chromosome 7, CAAS_Psat_ZW6_1.0, whole genome shotgun sequence encodes the following:
- the LOC127101594 gene encoding maltose excess protein 1, chloroplastic, which produces MANTFYASPPHLQIQHLCQHQHHKYLTSLPRRRPLHNLCFLPTQNRLFAFPQPRRSYFTLNALHSDPPHQRSVNSGRRNESYQQWDTLTSKLSGVANFPFLLLQMPQILLNARNLMSANNTALFAIPWLGMLTSLLGNLSLLSYFAKKREKEAMLVQTLGVLSTYVVVVQLALAQSMPFPYFLATSLVVLSGLFLNFMNYFALLNAPIWRFWEDFITIGGLSMLPQIMWSTFVPYLPNSILPGAVSFVIAVFAVTMARSGKLSEKGVKFVGGISGWTATFLFMWMPVSQMWTNFLNPENMKGLSAFSMLLAMLGNGLMLPRALFIRDFMWFTGSTWATIFYGYGNLACLFLLNIIGKEFYLAATVGLVSWIGMAFWRDSVVHGHSSPLASLGDLVFGSRK